GAGGCGGATGCTAAAATATTTCTTATTCTGAGCATTAAACCGAGCCATTTCTGTTTGCATATCCAGAGCCATTTGGGCGATCGCCTCTGCGTGGTCTGTTCGGGGATTGGGCAGCCCTCCCACCACCATGTATGCGTCGCCGATGGTCTTAATTTTTTCTAGACCATGCTGTTCGCACAACAAATCAAATCTTGAGAAAATCTTATTCAGGATTTCCACGAGGTCGATCGGATTCATCTGAGCAGACAAATGTGTAAACCCCACAATATCTGCGAACAAAACAGTCACTTCCGGAAAGTATTCAGCAATAGTAGTTTCATTTTTTTTCAGCCGTTCTGCTATTGCCTTGGGCAAGATATTTAACAGCAGCTTTTCTGATTTTTCTTGTTCTTCCCGCAGAGCATCTTCTGCTTGTTTGCGTTCGGTAATGTCGTGATAACTCCAGACTCTGCCGATAATTTTATCTCCCAGCCGCTGCGGTTCCGAATAGCGTTCAAAAAATCTGCCGTCTTGAAATTCCAACAAATCAAAACTTTCGGCTTCCGGCTGATCGTAAAGCGATTCAATTCTGTCTAGAAATCCTTGGGGGTCTTTGAGTTGGTTGAGGACAAAAGCGATCTGTGTGGCGTCATCTCGCAGTGCCATCACTTCGTTAGGTATGCCCCACATTTCCACAAATTCTCGATTGAAAGTTACTATTTTTCCGCTTCTGTCAATAGCTAAAATACCGTCAGCAGTTGAATCAAAGGTTGCTTGCAGCAATGACACAGACTTTGCCAAGGCATCTTCAGCCATTTTTCTAGCAGTTATATCTCGCAATATAGCACGAATTGCTACTAGGGAACCTTCCGAAAATTTACAGCTTATGCTGCCTTCTAGCAAAATTTGTTCAGAATGTTTAGTAATAAATATTGCTTGAATATAGTCGGGATAAACTGTATTTTCAGTAACATTTTTTTTGGTAATAGCTTGATACAGTATATCCATTGACTCCGGGGAACTGTTAGGATGAATGATATCAAAAACAGTCATTTCAGCAATTTCTGCTTCGCTGTACCCCAGAGTTTCCCGCCAAGCCCGATTTACATACAAAAAATGACCGTCCGCTCCAATACTTTGAATTAAGTCAGTAGCATTTTCAAATAAGTCTCGCAGTTGTTCTTCGCTTTCCCGCAAAGCTATTTCGGCTTGTTTGCGCTTGATAAATTGACCGATTTGGCTGCCGATTGTTGCCATTGTCTGGAGCAATTCTTCGTCAAAACACTGCACTTCGCAGCTAAACAAAGTAATCACCCCCAACACAGACCTTGCAGAATTTTCCAGCTCGTAGTCCCCCAAAATCGGGAATCCAAAAGCTCCGTGCATTCCTTGTTCAGTGGCAACTTCTCGGCGCAGAAACGAGTCGTTTTCTGTGACATCTGCAATCCACTGAGAGGCACCGCTTGTCCAAACGAGACCTGGCAATCCTTCGCCTAATCCACAGGTCATTTGTTGGGCCGATTCGGAAAATTTGGGGAGCGAAACTGAGCGTTTTTGCCAACTGGCGACGCACCGCAGCAGATTGGGGTCGGAAACCGCAGTTATTCTCTTATTTCCTGACACCAATTTTTCCCCAGATTCTGGCATCCAAAGTTCTGCGATATCCCATCCCAAGCTGTCGCAAATCACGGGAAGAATTGCTGCTAAAGCTTTTTTGATAGTTTCAGATGCTGACAGGATGCGAGTGGTGACGTACTGAGCTACTTTTCGCTTGCGGGAGCGCTGTCTGTCTGTAACGTCGCGACCAATGTACACGAAATCTTGGAGGGCGGCCGAAGATTCATAAATCCTTTGCATTTCACTGGGAATCGCCGTACAGGAAAAGGCAACTGTGAGCTTTTCTCCAGTTTTTGCTGTGCAAATTACTTCCGTGTTCGTTTGAGAAAGTTGACTCTGATATTGGCTGACTGCTTGCAAAGATTCACCCTCAGCAGCAAGAGCGTCTATTTGCTGGCCCACTAATTCTGATTCGCTGTAACCGAACAAATCTTGAGCGGCTTGATTAACTTTTTTAATTTTTCCCGAGGCTGTTGTTACCAACAAAACTTCGGCCATGGAAGTAATAATTTTTTCTACATAATTATTAGTGGCAGCTAAGGTACTCAATAAAATATTCATTTCATTGGTAGCTTGGACGAGAGTTTGTTCCAAACCCATCCTGTCGGTTACGTCTTCAAAAAATACAATTAATCTCTGATAATCATCGTCATTGGTGAACTCGACGATATACATATCAAAATAAAGGCGCGAGCCATTTTCTAATACCCGCGTCATCGATTTTAATTCAAAATTTGGCAACCGCCCTTCAAAAATATCGATTAAAATTTCTTCAGTTCCCACCAATTCGGGAAACGGAATGCGGACATCGTTGCCGGCCGCTACTTCTGCGGGACAGTCCGCAAAGCGCTGCACTTGAAGAGATGTCTCTTGGATTAAAAAGTCTCGATCCAGTGCTAGGTACTCCAAGTGGTGGGGAACCAACAGTTTTTTTAACAGCTTTGTCATGTTGGATTTTTAGTAGTGAACGCGCCCTCTGTTCGTGATAGTCATTTGTCATTTGTTATTTGTCATTTGTCATTTGTCATTTGTCATTTGTCATTTGTCATTTGTCATTTGTCATTGGTCATTGGTCATTTGTCATCTCGCCCGAAGAGCGACTTGCCCGCCCGCGAAGTCGAGGGGAGTCGAAGGGTGGTCATTTGTCATTGGTCATTTGTCATTTGTCATTGGTCATTTGTCATTGGTCATTATAAGTTCTGTCCCCGCTCGCTAACGTGCAGCGTCCAGCGTCCAACGTCATTAGTTATTAGTCATTAGTCGATTTGAGGTTTACTTTACAGCAGATAATTTGGGAGATTGAACTGGAGTCTCAAATTTTGGGATAGACGCTCATCAGCGTCGGGGGCTTCCATTTTTTGGCTGGGTCATTCCCAATTGTCAAATCCAAAAGCGAAAATTGTATTACTTCTGTTTGTCAAATGGAATTGTGACTATAAATGTAGTGCCTAACCCTGTGTCGCTGGCAAATTCGATTTGACCTCCGTGCAAGTCCACACACTGCTTGACTATGGATAAACCCAGTCCTGTACCGGGTATTTTTCCCACATTTTGAGCTCGGTAATAAGATTCAAACAGTTGTTCTTGGTCTTCTATCGGAATGCCAATGCCTGCGTCTTTAATTTTAAATGTAGCTTCTTCATTATGCCAATTTAATTCAAAATCAATGTAGCTGTCGATCGGCGAATATTTTACAGCATTTGACAGCAAATTTGTCAAGATGTGTCGCAGCAATTTTGCATCAAGTGCTGGCCAGTGTTGGGTTTCGTCTGACTCCCGCAGTGTTTTTTTCGCTGATGAAGTATTCTTTTTTCTGCAACTTAAGTTAATTCTATGATTTCTCCCGTAACTAATTTTAATTGAGTCCACTAACTCGCTGCAAAATTTTGGCAAGTCAACTGGCGCGGGATTGAATTTGAGTTTTCCAGCTTCGGCGCTGCTGAGCAACCGCACGTCATCTAATAGCTGAGCCATGTGTTTAGATGCTGATTTAACGTGTTCTAGGTATTCTTGTTTTTCCTCGTTGGTGATCTCGTCTCCGTATTCTTTGAGGATTTGAGTAGCAAATAATACAGTATTCAAAGGATTGCCGAATTCGTGAGCGAGCATTGAGAAAAAACGAGATTTCACTTGTCTGAGTTCTTGCTCTTTTGCCAAAGAGCGGCGAATTTCTATTTCTTCTTGCTTGCGTTCTGTGATGTCCCTACCGATATAGATAAAATCGTACAGTCCCTCTAATTCTGTCTGAATTGCCGAACATGAAAATTCTACCCAAATTTCTTCTCCACTTTTAGTAACGCAGACTACTTCCAGTTCTCTGAGCAGCTCTTTTTGAGACAAAATATAGCGGTGGCGAGCTTGGTACAGCAATTTTTCTTCGACTACTATTATCGAGAGGGGATGGTCGATCAATTCTGCTTCGCTGTATCCAAACAACCATTGTGCCGATTGATTGACGGTTTTGATAATTCCTAATGTTGTTGTCACCAATAAAGCATCCCCCATGGAGCGAATAACTTTATCTATATAATCTTTGGAAGCAGCTAAGGCGCTGACCAAAAGATTGGCTTCATTCGCTCTCTGAATCAATGACTGCTTCATCACCATTTTTTCGGTGGTATCTTCAATCAAAATTAGCAAATTACTTGCCATATCTTGTTCGTTTTCATGCTCTATCGCCAACATATCGAAGTATAAAGGGCGGTTGTTGTCGGCAAACCGAGCGATACCTTTGAGTTCAAAACTCGGCCGCCGTCCCATGACGATAGACATCAGGATATTTTCAATGCCAATTAGCTCGGGAAAACAGATGCGAGCATCTGCACCGGGGAGCGCGTCGCCGGGAGTATCGGCATAATTCTGGACTTCGGCAGAGATTTCCTGAATGATGAAATTGTGATTTACTACCAGATACTCTGTTTGTCGCGGGCCCAAAAGCTTCTGAAAAAGGGGGTTCATACTTGTTCTACCATTGTGTAAGCTAGCTTGTGGAAAATTTCGTCAACGTCTTTACCTGTTTTAGCAGATGTCGTGTAAACTGCTATTACTTTGTCTTGACCGATTGAGTGGGAGATTTCCACTAGCAGTGCTAATTTTTCCTCGTCAATCAAGTCTACTTTGTTCAAAGCGATGATTATTGAGCCTTTGGGATTGACTGAAGAAAAAAGTTTAATGTGTTCTGAGATTCGCTCAACTGTTTCGGAGCGGGTGACATCGGCAACGATTAAAACGCCGCTAGCTCCCTGCAAGTAAGTCGGTGCGATTCCTTTGAATTTTGTATGACCTTCTAAGTCCCAAATCAGCAACTGGGCTGTGACAATTTCTTGCTGTTTTACGTTCTCTAGTACGATACTTCTGCGGGAAATTTTAACTCCTACTGTCGAGAGGTACTGGTCGCTGAATTGCCGATCGACAAAACGGCGGATCAGGCTGGTTTTGCCTACGCCAAAGTCGCCAATCATGCACATTTTCTTAGATATAGTAACTGACATAATTATTTGCTGTTTACGATCTTAGTTATGGGTTCAAATAGCACGCATCTGCTTAAAATTAGCGGTTGATTGGGTTCCACGCCGGGTGGAGGATTTAAACTCCAAGCCGTTTGGAGGCGCTTGGGGTCAGCACCTTGCCGCACCAAAGCATCTCGCACTGCTGCGGCACGCTGGAGCGACAACCGTTGATTTATGACAAGTTCCCCAGTGCGATCGCTGTGCCCAATTATCTTAATATGTTTTTGAGGATATTGATCCATGAAACTTTTGACACTGGCGATAATGCCTGCTGATGTTGAGTCTAATGTTGTCGTTCCTTGCTCGAAGTAGATGCGGCTGGCAATTTTGAGCGGATCTAGTTTAACAGTGCTGACTACCGACTCAACGCCGGGAATTTCCTTGAAGGACTGAGCAATTTTATCGAGGTCTGCACCGTCGGTGACTGTACCGTATACAGTAACTTTGCGATCGCCATACCGACTAGAAATAGAAACGCCCGACAACCGGTTCAAAACAGCAGTGAGCCGCTGCACCTGGGCCGCCGTCAACACCGGATCGGGAGGTACATATACAGCGATAATTTTATTGTCTAATTTCAGATTTGGTGCAGTTGATGCGGCTATTTTTTCAGCTTGGGCGCGCAATTCTGCATTTGGCAATTTTCCGGTTAACTTGAGAGTGTTGCCGTCAACATCAGCATTTAAGCGGTAAACGGCTAATTCTGGGGTCGAGGCTAAAGCTAAAGCGGTACTTGCTTCGATGCTGCGGTCGATGCTGCGGCGGTGCTGATAAATTCCCCATGGTATTAAGATTAAGCTGAGGGCTGCCATGCTCAGGCCGAGCAACAGGATCGGGGGTTTCTTTGATTTTTCCTTTTCAGGCGGGTCGAATAAACTTTTGATAAACGGGTGCAGCGAGTCGGGTATAGTACCGGGGTCGCCGTTAAATTCGTGAATTAATTTAGCGTAATTCAGGATGAGATTACTAACTGTTTTTCGCATTTTGTCAACAAAAAACTTGGGCGGTTGTCCTTTAATCACGACTGCCATGTAACAGTATCCGGCTACTTCTAGCATGATTTTGGAGTCGCCGTATTCAATTTGATTGAGTTCGGAAATTTCTCCTGGCTGAACGATACACTCGTTAACAAAGCTGCGAATAGCTGTGAGCATTCCTGCTACCATTTCTGATTCTAACTGGTGGGTTTCTGAGTTTTGAACTTCGGAAATTACCAAGCCGGATGCTTTGTGAATTAAGAAGGCTGCTTGGACGGTAAAAGGGATTGATTCTTTGAGGATTAATTCAGCTTCGGAGACTCCTTGTACTTGGGAGCGAATTTTGCGCCCAACTCCTTCCATGCTTAAGCTATTTGACACTTTTTCATTGATAGTTTGAATCGCTTCTGCCAAGTATTTAGAGATCGTACTGCCAATTACCGGATAGAGAGCATCCACCATAGAGTCGCGTTCGAGGGCAATCTGGGCTGTAATCGCTTTGCCCATTTCCGGGGCGAGGGCTTGGGCGATCGACTCTTGATCGAGGCGAATTTGCTCTTTAATGGCCAGGCCGATTTCTGGGGCGATCGCCTTAGCAATATCCTCTGGCGAATTGACTATTTGTTGAGAAAGTGCGTCGGGGAGCAATTCAGCGATTGCCGCACTCATGGCTGACTTGTTTTCCACAGTTTTCGCCCTAATCACTTCGTCAATAATTGGGACGATCGCGTTGACAACTTCTTCTCTAGAATCTACAATTTTGCGGCTGAGAATTTCTGCGATCCAAGGTAACATCAGCGCGATCAGCTCTTGGGGATTGTAGATTTGATCTTCGAGTTTTCCTAATTTATCGTTGATGGTTACCAGCAGGTGGCGCACCCCGGGCAAATCGGTTTCTGCCAGGAGAGTTTTCACTTGCTCGATATCTGACATTTGGGAGCCAAAAATCAGATTTTGCAGCCTTCCCATCGCGTTGTCGGCTTCATTTAAGTCTTGTTTAATTTCCCCCAAGATTTCTGATCGCTGCGATAGCGGTATCAGCTCTTCTGGCAAGTTTGAACTCGATTGCAGCGAAGCAACCACCGCATCTACATAGATTTTTTCTGAAGGCTGTGAAAGTGTGGGAAGTGGTGTATGAGGCTCAGTTAGTGCGGGTGATGCCAGAGTTGGGCCTGCCAAATCATCTAAAGCGGTGTCAAAATCCTGGGATTTTTCTGCCTGTAGGTGCTGGGGAGAATCGGAGATTGTCAAGTCAGACAATGCCTGTAGGGGTGGCGATTCTGTCTCAAAATCCGAAACATCTGCTGAAACATCTATAGTTTTAGCTGAAGAATAGTTTTTTTCCAGTTCGGAAGTGCGGAGTTTGTGAGTAGCGAACAGCCAACTTTTGGAATCGCCTGTAACATCCGGCGAACTAGCAGACTGAGGTTGGGGAGATACAGTTTCTGGCCCAACGGGTGCAATGGACTCTGGCTCGGGCGAGGAAATACCTAACAAATCCATCAACCCGCCGAGATCCCCAGCTTGAACGTGGTTGTTGCTGCTGTCACCTTCGGGAGCTGGATTTTGCTGTGCTGCAATGGACTCTGGCTCGGGCGAGGAAATACTCAACAAATCCATCAACCCGCCGAGGGCCCCAGCTTGACCGTTTTTGCTGCTTTTGTCACCTTCAGACTCGGGATTTTGCTGTTTTGAACAGGCAATAATTTTGAGTTCGACTAACAGATTCAGCAAGGGTTCTAGCTGGGTTGCTGCCTCGGCAGCAGGCTCGTCAGGTTGAGAAACAAAACCCTCTAGCTGATTTTCAACTTCCGGATTTTCTTTCGGTAAAGCCATGCGTTATTATCCGTTGTGGTGGCGCTCCGGTAACAGAAAGTCGGTATTTAACTTATTATCAGCAACGCCTTTTAGTTCGGGCACAAATTCTGTTCCTTTCAGCCTCATGCCGAGTTCAAACAGAATTTCTGCCATGTCGTCTCTAGACACTTTAACATCTCTGAGCATGGAAAAGCGGCGGTCGAGTTCTTCAAAAACCTGTGTTTTTAGAGTGCGGGTTTCTTCGGAGAGTCGGTCTCTGCTTTGTCCGAGTTCGTCGCGAATCGAATTGGTTTGATTGTCGATCGCCTCGTCGAGGGCTTCGATGCTGCTGGAAAATTTGCGGTTAACGCGATCGATTTGCTGCCGCAGGTCGGCGCTTTCTTCTTGCGTGTTTAAGGTAAGGGATTTAACTTTCTTTTCAAACGAATCAACTGCCGCCCTCATTTCGGCCGTCAGAACTGTTTTCACCTGTTCGATGCGAGCCTGCATATCTTGCTGCATCATCGACAATTCAGAATCTATTTTATCGAAACGATTGTCGTATTCTCTAAGCTGCGCTCCGAAAATGATATCGCGAATCTGGTCAATATTTCCCAGGCGTTCGCGCATTTCTTCTTTGGTGATTTCGGCCATGATTTTACCTCGAATCTCCTAAAATTGTGAGTTTAAGAACTGTACTATATTTTTTGTTAAACTGCTAGTCAAACCGTTTAACCAGGCCCAAAAGAGGTGATGCCGACTTTTACTGTGATTGCTGACAGTTGTCAGATACAGGGGCTTTTTGACTTGGCACAGCTCGACGGTTAGACACTCCCACCCCTTAGTCGGGGATGATATTTTTGAGAAGTTTAACTTTAAATCTCCTGAAATTGAGGTTTTTGGAGGCAATCATCAGAGCCAGAACCAGGCACCCCAAAAATAGCGATTTGCTATCCTTGCCTTGCAGCAAGCTCCTCACTCGTAGACTTTCGCCCCGATCGCGAGGTAGGTTTTAATCTCTGGTACTTACTTTTCAATGATATCGCATCTTTGACCGTGCCTAATGCCACACCGCCGGCCCACGGCAAAAAGCGGGCCCGACGATCGCCCGTAATGTATAAGATATAACTTAAAAGCTCGATCGACTCACAGCAGTCCGAGTCGGATATCTCGCTAAATATCAGCAAGCGAGCCCAAAGATCGCACTCCCCAAAAAAGCTTTTGATAAAATCGAGATAATTCCCCTCTCCCCCTATCCCTCTCTCCCCCTATCCCTCTCTCCCCCTTCCCCTATCAAAAAGCGTAGGGCCCGATCGACAGCGACCAGACCCAATAATATGAGAGCTTTGTTTTGTTTAACAAACGAGATGTGTTTCCGGTAGAGAACAATTTCTTACTAGGGTTTACAACTTGTGCAGCTTTACTTTTATTCCGCAAGCACAATAAGTCTGACTCGACTGCGGTTTGGCTTGACTGCACGATGGCAGCGTCGCCACTATTCCAAGTTGTGTTCGGTTAATTTCGGCTGCGCCTGGGAATTTAGACCGGAGACACCATGTCTATATCCTTGAACTTTGCTTCTAAATATAGCGACCTCCTGTTTCTTTCTGTCCCGGTGTCTATTGTTAAGTTAGCACGGTCTTTGAAACGAGTAAAGCACAATTTGTAAAACTTGATAGGTCTTTACATTACTAAGTATAATGATATAAATATCCACATAGATGTCAGTTAGGACTCACGCACTCATCCGCAAAGAAACCGGGTTTTTTCACCGAGATTGAGGATTTTAAGCAACTATTCTGGTATAAAAACCCGGTTTCTGGACACCTGTGCTCAATTCCTATAAATTCTATTGTTGCTACAACTTTACATACTTAACAATTTTTGTCATGTCTATTACTCCTAAGTCTCTAAGCGGCAGCCAAATCCGCGAAACATTCCTCGATTTTTACGCCCAGCGGGGACACAAAATTCTGCCCAGCGCTTCCTTAGTGCCCGAAGATCCGACGGTGTTGCTGACGATCGCCGGAATGCTACAATTCAAACCGATATTTCTCGGCCAGCGGGCGGCAGAATCACCGCGCGCCACGACTTCGCAAAAGTGCATCCGCACTAACGACATCGAAAACGTGGGCCGCACCGCCCGCCATCACACGTTTTTTGAGATGTTGGGGAATTTCAGTTTTGGGGATTATTTCAAGAAACAGGCAATTGCGTGGGCTTGGGAACTTTCTACGGAAGTTTTCGGTTTACCAGCATCCAATTTAGTTGTTAGCGTTTTCCGCGAAGATGACGAGGCTTTTGCGATTTGGCGCGATGAAATTGGCATTCCGGGCGATCGTATTCAACGCATGGGAGAAGCCGACAATTTCTGGCAATCTGGCCCCACAGGCCCGTGCGGCCCATGTTCCGAGATTTATTACGATTTCCACCCGGAAAGAGGCGATAATATTGACCTCGAAGATGATAGCAGGTTTATCGAATTTTATAACCTGGTTTTCATGCAGTACAATAAGGATGCAGAGGGCAATTTAACACCGCTGCAAAATCAAAATATTGATACTGGGATGGGATTGGAACGGATGGCGCAAATCCTCCAGAAAGTCCCTAACAATTACGAGACAGATTTGATTTTCCCGATCGTCCAATCGGCAGCGGAAATTGCCGGAATTGATTACCACAATAGCGATGAAAATGTCAAGGTTTCGCTAAAAGTAATTGGCGACCACATTCGGGCTGTGGTGCACATGATTGCAGACGAAATTCGCGCGTCAAATGTGGGCCGCGGTTACATTTTACGGCGGTTGATTCGGCGGGTGGTGCGCCACGGGCGGCTGATTGGGATTGAAGGTGAGTTTACGGTGCGGGTGGCTGAAAGTGCGATCGGCCTTTCGGAAGCTGCTTATCCGAATGTGCGCCTCCGCGAAGCTCAAATTAAGGCAGAATTGGCAAGGGAAGAGGCGCAGTTTCTCAAGACTTTGGAACGGGGAGAGAAGCTGCTTGAGGAAATTGTCGATCGCACAAAACAACAAGCCAATCTCCAAATCAGCGGACAAGATGCTTTCACGCTTTACGATACCTACGGTTTTCCGTTAGAACTGACACAAGAAATTGCTGAGGAACAGGGAATTACTGTCGATTTGAACGGCTTTGAAGTCGCGATGAAGGAACAGCAAACTCGCGCCAAAGAAGCTCATCAAACTATTGATTTAACGGTGCAAGGTTCCTTGGATAAATTGGCTAATACAATTCAGAAAACCGAGTTTCTCGGTTATACTGAATTATCGAGTTTAGCCGAAGTAAAAGTTATCTTGGTTGACGGTGAAGTTGTGGAATCAGCAGAGGCGGGAACCGAGATACAAGTTGTGTTGAACCAAACGCCGTTTTATGCAGAATCCGGCGGACAACTTGGGGACAAAGGTTATTTGAACAGTGGAGAGAGTTTGTTGGTGAGAGTTGATGATGTGAAGAAGGAATCCGATTTCTTTGTACATTTCGGCTTTGTAGAACGGGGAACACTGAAAGTTGGCGATAGTTTGACAGCCAAAATTGACAATAGCGGCCGCCGCCGAATTCAATCGAACCACACAGCAACTCACTTATTACAAGCAGCTTTGCGGCAAATTGTGGATAATTCAATTTCCCAAGCTGGTTCCTTGGTATCGACAGACAGATTGCGGTTTGACTTCAATTCTCCGCGCGCTGTGACAGCAGAAGAGTTGGAGAAAATTGAGGATTTAATTAATAGTTGGATTTCCGAAGCCCACGCTGCGGAAGTTGCGGAAATGCCGATCGCCCAAGCGCGAGAAAAAGGCGCTACGGCGATGTTTGGCGAGAAGTACGGCGACGTGGTGCGGGTTATCGATTTTCCGGGCGTTTCAATGGAATTGTGCGGGGGGACTCACGTCAGCAATACGGCAGAAATCGGGCTGTTTAAGATTGTTTCCGAGGCTGGGGTGGCCGCCGGTACTCGCCGGATTGAGGCGGTTTCGGGCCAGGCTGTGTTGGATTATTTGAACGTGCGAGACAGGGTAGTACGCGATTTGGGCGATCGATTTAAGGCGAAGCCGGAAGAATTGCCGAACCGGATTACTAATTTGCAGAATGAGTTGAAGGATACTCAGAAGCAGTTGGCTGCTGTGAAGTCGGAATTGGCGATCGTGAAATCTGACCAGTTGTTAAATGCGGCTGAGGCGATCGGTGAATTCAAAATCATTGTAGCTCAATTGGGAGATGTGGATGCAGAAGCGCTGAAAACTGCGGCCGAAAGGTTGCAGCAAAAGTTAGGAAATGCTGCGGTAGTTTTGGCATCGGTTGCTGATGTAGATAAGGTGAGTTTGGTGGCTGCTTTTAGTCCAGAAGTTAATCGGAAAGGATTGCAAGCTGGCAAGTTTATCGGGGGAATTGCTCAACTTTGCGGCGGAAAAGGCGGCGGGCGGCCTAATTTGGCGCAGGCTGGGGGACGCGATGCTAGTAAGTTGCAGGAAGCGTTGGATAGTGCTCGCAATTTGTTAGTTGAAGGGTTGGGTTAATCGGGGTTTTGTGCGTAAGCCGCCAGTGCGTAAGCCACCAGGGGTTAAAACCCCTGGCTAATAGCGAAAGTCCTCTGAAGAGGACTAATGAGTAATAAGTTCTTTAGTCCTCTTTAGAGGACTTTCGCTTTGAGGCGGGGGTTTTAACCTCCGCCGGAATGTGGGAAAGCGCGTTATTTCTGGGCGCTTACATCTGCGTCCATCCGTGTTTATCTGCCTTTATCTGCGGTTAAAATGCAAACCTCAGATTATCGTGAAAAACCCCTTGATTTCCCAGCTCAAAAAATGTAAAATTCAACAAACATGGGTTATAAAAAATGAACAAAGCACGCCGCCAAGCCTATCTCACTCTGATTGAATCTCTCCTCACCTTGGACAGCGAAGAACAAACCGCCATCCTGCAAACCAATCTAGAATTATTAGACGATGAATTTGCCGAATTTTTGCGAGATATCGTTCCTAAAATTTTAGCAGGTTTGGATGTAGTAGGTAAAGCAGACCTCTTCGCTAGATTTTTAAATAATTTGAGTATTATATTTACAAATCTTCAGCAAGGTAGTCGGGCAAGCAACTTAGAAATTGCTATTATTTGTAACAAAATAGCATTAACCGTTTGGACTCGCGATTCTGCTGAACAAGTAGTGGTTTTTACATTTTATCTTCTCATACAGAATCGGTTATATCAAATCGCATCACTACTTATGCAGAACTACCGCAATGTTTATCTGGCAATGCGGGCAGATACTCAAAATAATTTGGCAATTGCTTACTGTCAGAGAATCAAGGGAGACAGGGGTGATAATTTAGAAAGAGCGATCGCCTTTTATGAAGCAGCTTTACAAGTTTACACCCGCCCAGCTTTTCCCGAAGAATGGGCTGATATTC
This genomic window from Microcoleus sp. bin38.metabat.b11b12b14.051 contains:
- the alaS gene encoding alanine--tRNA ligase, translating into MSITPKSLSGSQIRETFLDFYAQRGHKILPSASLVPEDPTVLLTIAGMLQFKPIFLGQRAAESPRATTSQKCIRTNDIENVGRTARHHTFFEMLGNFSFGDYFKKQAIAWAWELSTEVFGLPASNLVVSVFREDDEAFAIWRDEIGIPGDRIQRMGEADNFWQSGPTGPCGPCSEIYYDFHPERGDNIDLEDDSRFIEFYNLVFMQYNKDAEGNLTPLQNQNIDTGMGLERMAQILQKVPNNYETDLIFPIVQSAAEIAGIDYHNSDENVKVSLKVIGDHIRAVVHMIADEIRASNVGRGYILRRLIRRVVRHGRLIGIEGEFTVRVAESAIGLSEAAYPNVRLREAQIKAELAREEAQFLKTLERGEKLLEEIVDRTKQQANLQISGQDAFTLYDTYGFPLELTQEIAEEQGITVDLNGFEVAMKEQQTRAKEAHQTIDLTVQGSLDKLANTIQKTEFLGYTELSSLAEVKVILVDGEVVESAEAGTEIQVVLNQTPFYAESGGQLGDKGYLNSGESLLVRVDDVKKESDFFVHFGFVERGTLKVGDSLTAKIDNSGRRRIQSNHTATHLLQAALRQIVDNSISQAGSLVSTDRLRFDFNSPRAVTAEELEKIEDLINSWISEAHAAEVAEMPIAQAREKGATAMFGEKYGDVVRVIDFPGVSMELCGGTHVSNTAEIGLFKIVSEAGVAAGTRRIEAVSGQAVLDYLNVRDRVVRDLGDRFKAKPEELPNRITNLQNELKDTQKQLAAVKSELAIVKSDQLLNAAEAIGEFKIIVAQLGDVDAEALKTAAERLQQKLGNAAVVLASVADVDKVSLVAAFSPEVNRKGLQAGKFIGGIAQLCGGKGGGRPNLAQAGGRDASKLQEALDSARNLLVEGLG